The DNA sequence ACACCCACTGCCATCCCCCAAAACATTATCTCCACATCTAGCACACCTGCCTGAAAGGAAAAAACTAATGTTATCACCTTGCAAAATACCCCATTAAGATTGTGAAGTATTGAAGCATACCAAAATATTCTTCTGTAGGGGGATGATTCATGTCATAGACCAACTTTTTAGTGAGCCGATCCAACTCTTCCTCTGGACGTTGTGCTGACCCCTGCTGGAAGAACACTGATGATAAATAAGCTAAACATCTAAAAGATTTAATAGTTTAGCgttttaaaatgacacaaattcATGCAAAAAGTGTCTACCATGCTTTTATTAGCAGTATGTTTTCTGGGAATCATTGGCATCGATTCTCACCTTGTTAGACTGATATGCCGAGACTTGGTCTTGGCCTTTCTTTACAGGTGGTCCCTGGCCAGATCTCCCACCTGGCATATTTCCTGATCCCCCTTTATAGAGTGACGGATCTCCATGAGGTTCCTGGGCAGGGGGTGGTGGAGGTGGGTACCAGCCCTGCCCCTGTGAATCAGGATAATGTGGACGGTCTTGCTGAGGTGGGCGTGAGGCATGCTGACGGGGCGGCGGTGGGGTGTAAGCCTGCTCTGCCTGTCGCCCGCTCTGAGAATAGGTCACTGGCTGGGCAGTTTTGACCTGAACAGTAAAACGTGGACCGGTGGGGGTGGATGCGGTTGTGTAAGAGGCAGGCACTGGTTGTGGGTAAGGTCTGTTGACAGCAGAGGAGGGAGGGGGGTAAGCATATTCTTGCTGAGGTGTAGTGGTGTAAGGTGGAGACGGGTGGTACTGGCTCTGGAGTTGAGGAGGGTAGCCCATAGCTGGCCTGCTTGGCGGTGGCGGCCCCGCCTGGTTGGATGGATTATAGCGGTCAATAGAAAGGTGGTTGCTGTAAGGCACATTGTCATACAACTGTTGAAAGAAAAATTAGGAGTTCTTTTAGTTTTTAGAAGAAAAACAATGTGTACGAATCAAACAATTTAATTTGCTTTGCGCCATGATAATTTATTTACCAGATTAGTACACATTATCCTAAAATAAATCTCTCAACTGTAGTATGGAAAAAGCTAGAAAATGTAGTAAACAATAAGTACTGTACCTGTGTGCTTGGGTTCTGAGGGTGACTGTCCAGATCAGCCAACATGGATGTAAGAGAGTCTATTTCTGCATCAATAGCAGAGATGTGCTTCTCTGATCCTCGATTATGAACCATcaacaaaatgtcaaaaaaatttACAATATTACATCAGAAAGTGCATCAATTATTTCAGTTGGCAATACTTTTGACCAAACTGATTTAAAGATATAAAGCTTGATACCGAAAAGGTTTCTCTTTTCCTAGCTTATGCAAATGCAACTATAAATAGTCTTATAAGACAGTGATtcttatgctgggtacacaccaaagattttttacatcttataagattttcaaaatgtgatagatTTCAAACATGAagataaaaaatcctagatttaacctTTTTGCTCCTATTGTGTGTGATGTGCCatgatgtgtcaaagacagcacaccacacacgtacAGATTTTCAACCAGAGTCTCAACTGAACACATGAAATCTCGCaagacttcagaataagcatggcggacgatatgcaggaagaaattTCAATGACAGTTGTTGGAAAAGGGTTTGGGTAAAGTCGTGGAGACAGCGGGAACATGGTCCATCTCTGCTGtccacatcaacttcactttgtgctgcgccatgactgcttccattttccatcatctcgctttctgattggatattgtttcgttTCACATGATAATCTCAAGAGTGTGCACGCGTTTGTCCTCGGGGTTCCCCCCACGCATCAGGATTTGTAAACGTTAATATTaatcatgtttaatatttacaatttgCTCTCGGGCGGCTCCGACGTTCTTCCGATCAGGTTCGAACACCCTTACCACACCTCACACCAAGGGAAATTTTATAagataatctgtagaaccatcaagataatcgAGACACAGCTAAAATTGTCGGAAACGCGGAAAATGGCCCAAAATCcataagtgctatgattgggtccccagtgcttctattaacccagaaaatgtgaaaaagatcagcacagtaacttagttttgataaaccattctctacaagcacataacaaaataggtcgttgaaatgtggctctccttatgatgtcataaggagctcttattataataataccaccccttaatctgcactatccaatcatagcactgccatttattgcagagaaaaggagagagagaaaacaattcacagcacaattgagtttcaattgcaacaaactgctcatttgcatttaaaaggacacacacaaaacggcacatttttgcacacacctggCCATTTTAAGATGTTATAAtgaattatctgtggggtattttgagctaaaacttcacttatgtgctctggggacaccaaagatttattttacatcttaaaaaagtcttgtgccatggcccctttaaacttAACCTACTTCTTGTGTCAAAGGTAGAACTTCAAATCGCTTTTTCCACTGGAAATGACACATGTGATTTTCCCATTGGAAACAATGACATTCCTGGTTTGTCTACAAAGTGAAGCCTAGGGGTCTTCATAGCGATGCAAAAGGCATGTCACAATGCTTAGTTTTTTGACACCGTTGtatgatttacatttatgttattctGTGTTTATACGATCATATTTTGAAAGGTGGTCCtaggaatgtttttttttttaaatcactggTGGGACATAAGCTGCAAAAGGTTGAGAACCCCTGATATAAGCCATTCATACAATGATCCCTGGGGTGCTATCAAAACATTGttctttttgttttaaaacaaccagCAAAACTGATTTGACCAATGTGTGAGACTCCATTTGTCCATTGATAAAACCATGCTATTATTAATCTTATCCTACACTTGTTTGCAACAAAGCGACTTTAAACAGATAACTGTAGACAGATATGCATGCATCACTCACATGAAGCTCATGGTTGGCCAGATGGGGGCTCCACGTGTGGTGGTCCTCTTTGGGCCCCTGGCCTGGAGTGTAGTATCGGTCCCCTGGGTGATAAGCTGTAGACCCTGAGCGATCATCTTGATGCTGGTGCTGCATATTTCCTTTagagtaaacaaacacacgcaaCAGAGAAAATATACTAGTTTAGTTATCCACAGCACAATATTTAAGCCTCAAAACTGGAGAGGAACATATAGATATGTTATACATGAactatgtttattattatgtgtatTAAACTATATAGAACATTTTGCATCTAATTGTACTATAAACCATACTGGTCCATTAGTCAAAGaaaataagcattaaaaaattCGCAAATATTATTGGGTATGAGGAGATTTCATACTGGGCCAACAAAAATCCCAGCCTTTGTCGGCTTCTCACCTGAGGGTCCAGTAGCCATGTATCTTACAGGCATACCATTTCCTCCTGTTCCACCATTTTGGTCATACATGCTATACATGGGCATCTGGTCGGGCAGACCTTTTTTGGGTGGTCTGTAGATGGCGGGGCCAGTGTGTGACATTGGTGCAGTGGCTCTATCTGAGCTACCCAGAGTTCTTGGTGACAGCCAGGTGGGTCCAGACATACCAATCTTCTATAAGAGTAGCACAACAAATCATATATCATAAAGAaatgtgtttctgtagctcaaatGGTTAGAATTGGCATTAGATGAGCAAATGATCATGGGTTTGAACACAAATATTGTTAAACTGTTTACCTCATAATGCACTCTAATAATGCAAATGCCAAATtactaaatgtaaaaattacatTGACACTTTAGCTTGGTTTTCACAGATAGGTCACAAATTCTTACAATAGGACTTAATTAAGTTAAGTTAATAAA is a window from the Misgurnus anguillicaudatus chromosome 21, ASM2758022v2, whole genome shotgun sequence genome containing:
- the trip6 gene encoding thyroid receptor-interacting protein 6 isoform X1, yielding MSGPTWLSPRTLGSSDRATAPMSHTGPAIYRPPKKGLPDQMPMYSMYDQNGGTGGNGMPVRYMATGPSGNMQHQHQDDRSGSTAYHPGDRYYTPGQGPKEDHHTWSPHLANHELHNRGSEKHISAIDAEIDSLTSMLADLDSHPQNPSTQLYDNVPYSNHLSIDRYNPSNQAGPPPPSRPAMGYPPQLQSQYHPSPPYTTTPQQEYAYPPPSSAVNRPYPQPVPASYTTASTPTGPRFTVQVKTAQPVTYSQSGRQAEQAYTPPPPRQHASRPPQQDRPHYPDSQGQGWYPPPPPPAQEPHGDPSLYKGGSGNMPGGRSGQGPPVKKGQDQVSAYQSNKQGSAQRPEEELDRLTKKLVYDMNHPPTEEYFGRCARCGDNVLGDGSGCIAMEQVFHVECFTCITCHARLRGQPFYALDKKSYCESCYISTLERCSKCSEPILDRILRAMGKAYHPRCFTCVVCGCCLDGVPFTVDATSQIHCIDDFHRKFAPRCSVCGHPIMPEPGQEETVRIVALDRSFHVNCYVCEECGLLLSSEGEGRGCYPLDGHILCKSCSARRIQDLSAKISTDC
- the trip6 gene encoding thyroid receptor-interacting protein 6 isoform X2, giving the protein MSGPTWLSPRTLGSSDRATAPMSHTGPAIYRPPKKGLPDQMPMYSMYDQNGGTGGNGMPVRYMATGPSGNMQHQHQDDRSGSTAYHPGDRYYTPGQGPKEDHHTWSPHLANHELHNRGSEKHISAIDAEIDSLTSMLADLDSHPQNPSTQLYDNVPYSNHLSIDRYNPSNQAGPPPPSRPAMGYPPQLQSQYHPSPPYTTTPQQEYAYPPPSSAVNRPYPQPVPASYTTASTPTGPRFTVQVKTAQPVTYSQSGRQAEQAYTPPPPRQHASRPPQQDRPHYPDSQGQGWYPPPPPPAQEPHGDPSLYKGGSGNMPGGRSGQGPPVKKGQDQVSAYQSNKGSAQRPEEELDRLTKKLVYDMNHPPTEEYFGRCARCGDNVLGDGSGCIAMEQVFHVECFTCITCHARLRGQPFYALDKKSYCESCYISTLERCSKCSEPILDRILRAMGKAYHPRCFTCVVCGCCLDGVPFTVDATSQIHCIDDFHRKFAPRCSVCGHPIMPEPGQEETVRIVALDRSFHVNCYVCEECGLLLSSEGEGRGCYPLDGHILCKSCSARRIQDLSAKISTDC